In Erigeron canadensis isolate Cc75 chromosome 1, C_canadensis_v1, whole genome shotgun sequence, a single window of DNA contains:
- the LOC122583983 gene encoding primase homolog protein: MALQVWADVGPTQDEVNKLKFSKELSEYTLRLEPLGDEIIKYFAERMISVDTLQKNAVMQMVDDKQENVIAFTYRRKGEVVNCKFRSITSKNYWKTKNGERIFYGLDDIQEGNDIVIVEGEFDKLSMEEAGILNCVSVPDGAPQHVSTKASKKQNTTFKFLSDCNDYLNKAPRIILATDGDGPGQALAEELSRRLGKERCWLVTWPKKDDNSCYKDANEVLVHLGVEKLKQIVETAELYQAKNSL, translated from the exons ATGGCTTTGCAGGTTTGGGCAGACGTTGGACCTACACAAGATGAAGTCAACAAACTTAAGTTTTCTAAAGAATTGAGTGAATATACCTTGCGGTTAGAGCCACTAGGTGATGAG ATCATCAAGTACTTTGCGGAGCGAATGATATCAGTAGACACTCTGCAGAAAAATGCAGTTATGCAAATGGTAGATGATAAG CAAGAGAATGTGATAGCTTTTACATATAGAAGAAAAGGGGAGGTTGTCAATTGTAAGTTCCGCAGTATAACAAGCAAAAATTATTGGAAG ACGAAGAATGGGGAAAGGATATTCTATGGACTTGATGACATACAGGAAGGAAATGACATTGTTATA GTTGAAGGGGAATTCGATAAGCTATCAATGGAAGAGGCTGGAATATTGAATTGTGTCAGTGTTCCTGATGGCGCACCCCAACATGTATCAACAAAAGCATCTAAAAAACAG AACACCACATTTAAGTTTCTATCGGACTGCAACGATTATCTAAATAAG gcACCTCGAATTATATTGGCAACAGATGGCGATGGACCTGGCCAAGCCTTAGCAGAAGAACTTTCACGTCGCCTTGGAAAAGAAAG ATGTTGGCTTGTAACCTGGCCTAAGAAAGACGACAATAGTTGTTACAAGGATGCAAATGAG GTTCTCGTGCATTTGGGTGttgaaaaattgaaacaaaTCGTTGAAACTGCCGAGTTATATCAAGCGAAGAACTCACTTTGA